One Gadus chalcogrammus isolate NIFS_2021 chromosome 4, NIFS_Gcha_1.0, whole genome shotgun sequence DNA segment encodes these proteins:
- the LOC130380315 gene encoding probable E3 ubiquitin-protein ligase TRIML1: MASANTAWSEDNFSCSICRDVFNHTVTTPCGHNFCRTCITKFWDEQVKYKCPVCDKLFDTRPDLQVNTLLSERVNRFGTSVRVKEQPCVEPTEVLCDFCTGTQLKAVKSCLVCFISYCQTHLEPHQRVAGLKKHRLVEPMDRLEERMCKKHDRLLELFCQNDQVCVCQFCTEGDHRSHPVVPLKEEYEVKAAQLGKIEAEVLLMIEERQTIIQEIKDTVKRSKADADREIADSVQVLTGLMRCLEKCQDDLNQMVKERLKSTEKKAEEFIKELEQEIEDLTNRSSEVKLLSGNKDHLYFLQTFRSLKKHAPTRDWTTVEVRPPSYVGTLRRSLDQLEETLNMEMKKLRDAELKKVQQYEVDVTLDPDTDHPSLILSEDGKQVYHGGVWKELPDNPKRFSKKFYVLTRQSFTSGRYYFEVQVRDKTIWRLGVARESIDRKGQIRVTPATGYWIITFNDDVLGFNEVPVVRLPLRGKLQKVGVFVDYDEGLVSFYDVDARVHIYSATRCTFTEPLYPILNPCTRCDGRNSAPLIISPVNQTD; the protein is encoded by the coding sequence atggcctctgctaacactGCCTGGTCTGAGGataacttttcatgttccatctgtcggGATGTGTTCAACCATACAGttaccacaccatgtggacacaatttctgcagaacctgtattactaaattctgggatgaacaagtcaagtacaaatgtcctgtttgcgACAAGCTTTTCGACACAAGACCTGATCTACAGGTCAATACTCTCTTATCAGAGAGGGTTAATCGCTTTGGAACGTCCGtacgagtaaaagagcagccttgtgttgaaccaaCAGAAGTTCTCTGTGacttctgtactgggacccagctgaaggccgtgaagtcctgcctagtgtgttttatctcttactgccaaacccacctggagccacatcagagagtcgcaggcctgaagaaacatcggctggttgagcctatggaccgtctggaagaaaggatgtgtaagaaacacgaccgacttctggagctcttctgccagaatgaccaggtgtgtgtgtgtcagttctgcacagagggTGACCAcaggtcccatcctgttgtacctctaaaggaggaatatgaagtgaaggcagcccagctggggaagatagaagCTGAAGTTCTGCTGATGATCGAGGAGAGACAAAcaattattcaggagattaaagacacagttaAACGCAGCAAAgcagatgcagacagagagattgcCGATAGTGTGCAGGTCCTCACAGGTCTGATGCGCTGCCttgaaaagtgccaggatgatctcaaccaaatggttaaagagagactgaaatccacagaaaaaaaagcagaagaattcatcaaagagctggagcaggaaatagaagatttgaccaatagaagctcagaggtgaagctgCTCTCCGGCAATAAAGACCACCTCTacttcctccagaccttcagatccctgaagaaACATGcgcccaccagggactggacgacggtggaggtccgtcctccgtcatacgtagggaccttgaggagatccttggatcagctggaggagacactgaacatggagatgaagaagctgcgtgatgctgaactgaagaaggtccagcagtatgaagtagatgtgactctggatcctgatacagacCATCCCagtctcatcctgtctgaggatgggaaacaagtataTCACGGAGGTGTATGGAAGGAACTCCCAGACAATCCTAAGAGATTTTCAAAGAAGTTTTatgttctcacgaggcagagcttcacCTCTGGGAGAtattactttgaggtccaggttagaGACAAGACTATATGGCGTTTAGGCGTtgccagagagtccatcgacagaaaagGTCAGATCAGAGTGACCCCTGCGACGGGTTACTGGATTATTACTTTCAACGACGATGTGTTGGGATTTAATGAGGTCCCTgttgtccgtctccctctgagaggtAAGCTCCaaaaggtgggggtgtttgttgattatgatgagggtctggtctccttctatgatgtagatgccagggttcatatctactctgctactcgCTGCACCTTtactgagcctctctatccaatcCTCAATCCATGTACACGTTGTGATGGTagaaactctgcccccctgatcatctcacctgtcaatcaaacagactag